The region TGCATGACTCCCCAAGTTGCAGCACACGTTAAATTCAAGAAAAAATGGTTGCCCATCACTTTTTACCATGTAGTCAACTCTTATGTAATCAGTCGGGTCGATGAATCCAAATATTTTCTTTGTGTATTTTGAAAGTAGATCTGACATGGGCGCATCAGCAATCTCTCTCCTGATCCCGCCTTCAACCTCTTTCTTTTGTCTATATGTAATGATGCCTGCTTCATTGGATGACTCTATCCGGACCGCCTGTAAGAGAATCGGTGTACCATAATTCCACAACATTGCCTGAGAATATAATGTACCGAATACTGCCTCTTCTACGATTACATCGACTCCTTTCTCAATTAGTCCGTAAATATGTTCTACCGCTTCAGGCCAATCTCTACATAATGACGAGGTTGTGATGTGCTCTGATGCTGCCCCATACCTCGGTTTAACAAAGTATGGTCCATTGAAATCCGGCATAGAAAAATTGATAGACAGTTTATCATAAATGCGCCATTTTGGAGTTGGTATACTGAGGTGGTGTGCTAGAACTTTTGCATACGCTTTATCTTCCGCTACCGCACGCACGTTCGGTTTTCCTCCAAGATAGGGCATCTCATAATACTCAAGAAGTGATGATACAAATATTTCAGAGTTTCTGAATGGCATACGGTTGTACAAAGAAAAAACGTAATCATATTTACTCTTAAGATCTTCATCCAATAGTATTGAAAGATCAGATGAGCAGCATAGATTAGGAAATAATTCTGAAAGGATTTTTGCTATTTCTCCATTGTACCTTATGACTATGACATCTTCTTTTTTTGTTGCTTTTTTTTCATCGCCTTTGTAGTCTGCAAATTTTGCAAGAAACAGCACCCTAATGTCTTTAATTCTGCCTGCATCAAGTATAGATCTTTTCATTTTTCCTCTTTCGATAGTGGGAGTGTTTTTCTGCCCCTACAATATATAATAATCATTCAACAAGATATGTAGAGAATTACCAAAAGACTTAGATTTCTAAGACTTCAATGTACGCGGGCAATTGTGAAAATAGTACTATATTTATCAAAAAAAGAATTGACCGAAATGATATCTGAAACAGAGCATGGAAGTCAATTTCACATGAGGCTTTTTTTCATTTGTTTGTTATATTCCGGACAGACCGTAGAGGAAGCGGCAAGATCAATAGGGGTATCAAGATCCACGGGATACAATATCCTGAAACGATGGAATGAAGGTGGTCCGGACACATTGCGCCCTCAAAAAATTCCAGGAAGGCCGTCAAAGATGACTGATGAGCAAAGTGAACAAATCAAAAAAATTTTGATTAAAAAACCCATGGAAACAAAAAACGTGAGGTCACTCATTGAGCAGAAATATGGCATAGATTACTCTATGAAGCAGATACATATAATTTTAGTAAAAATGGGATTCCATCATGTGAAGCCGGAGGTTGAACGTCTTGGTCGGTTCAAAAACACATCAAATATGGTGTGGATATTATAAAATGTACTTTTAAAATTACATTAATGCCGAAGTTTGAAACTTATGCTTGAACAATCCCCTCATTGCATCCGCTGATATATCACTCTTATAAGGCAAATAAAGCGGGCAGAGAATGAACATGTGAGGGATATCGAGTAATGCTACTGTATTGTGCCGGTTCAAAAAAGGCCTGCAGCGGTCGGCAAACCATGACAAAAGACACACAGAAGGCCAGAACAACAAACACCGGCAGACATGCCGAAAAGAGATCGAACAGACCGTCAGACAAAGCTGCCGTAAAGAAGGAGTCGGAACCTCTGAACTCAGTTCGCCCGCAACGGTTAATGATATGCAGGTCGTTGAAAAAGAGTTGTTCAAGGACATCCGAGAAGTTCTGAACGTAGCTAAGAACAAGGCATATGCTGCCGTCAACAACGCTATGGTCGAGGCTATTGGAACATAGGGCGGCTCATCGTAGAGAAACAGGGCGGCGCCGACCGCGCCGCATATGGAGAAGGACTCATCAAAAAACTCTCCGAAATGCTGACCTCCGAATACGGAAAGGGATTTACCCCTACGTGTTTGAAAGACACCCGGCAGTTCTATCTAACTTTCCAAAAAAGCCACGCACTGCGTGGCGAATTGTCATGGACACATTATCGGTTGCTCATGCGAGTCGAAAAATTACGAGCCAGCGAATACTACTTGGAGGAAAGCATAAGGGGCAATTGGAGCACTCGGCGATCTGAATGATAGATAAACAGCTTCTGCTATGAAATACTCTGTTGCATAATTCCTGATCCGAGTATATTTCCTGCTCTGGTGAAACCATAAGGAAGGATTAACCTCCCGCAGTGCAATTCACTCCCACGGCCGGCTGCTCCCTTAGAAAGAATGGCCGGCCTAGGATGGGATTGGTGTGCGCAGGAGGAGGTCAACCTCTGAACGCGATAGGCTGGCTTATGTTATTAAGGTCACGTCTATGGTGCTGGAGGGACTAGGTGTTCCGAGGTATTCCTCGGAACGCAGCAACAGGCTGTATGACGATCATATGAAGGTATCGCTGCTGATACTGAAACAGTATCTGGACGTTTCCTACATGGAGCTGTGTTCTATGTTGTCCTCTTTGAGGTTCTGGCGGAAGGACCGTGTTCCAGACCATTCCACGCTGGTGAAGTTCTCGAAAAGGTTCGGGACAGGTATCCTGGACAAGGTCCTGAGATATACTGCGCTGATGGTCTGCGGCGACGGAATGACCGCTGCCGTGGACTCGACGGGGTTCACATGTTCCTGCGCGTCCAGGCACTTCGTGAAGAGGCTGAGAGAGACGGGAGGGGAGACAGCATACGTGAACGTGGCCGTCAGAGGTTTTGCGAAAGCATCCGTTGCCGTGGATACGTCCTCAAAGGTCATACTGGCCTGCGACTGCGTGGATTCGAACCATGCCGATGTGAAGAGGTTCACGTTCCTGGCCGACGATCTGGCGGAGGGCGGGTTCTCGATAAGGTATTTGGTCGCGGACAAAGGATACGATGCAGAGTACGTCCACAGGGAGATAACGGACAGGCTGGGGACGGATGCGATGATCCCCCTCAGGAACATGGCGGAGCCCTCATCGAACGGCAGGGTGAAGGCCAGAGGCTTCGACCGGGCCGTATACAATTCAAGATCCCAGGTGGAGGCCACGGATTCGATGGTCAAACGCAAGGCGGGGGATGTCGTATATGGAAGGACAAAAGCGGCGAGACACAGGTAGGTGCTGTTCAAATGTATAGCCCACAACATCAGAAAGCTCATAGATCTGAAGCATTCACTTTAAGGATGGTTTCACAAGAGCCAACAAGCGTAAAAATATAAAGCTATGTGCTAATAATGTGAATATACAATGACCAACATCAATGGAATACGCCCGCTCTATTTGGCCCGTTATGCGCCGGGGTTTAATCAAGCAGACGGAGGAATCAACGAAAAAGAGGTTTTGTATGCGAACTATCACAGGGATGTTCATGACGTTCTGAAGAAGCACTTCCCGGAAATGATTTCTTCCGATGATCTCAGTTGTCTTCTTTCCCCAAATCTCAGAAATGATGTGGATTACATATTTTCGCTGTATAACAGAATGCCATTCAAAAATTCAGAGATCTTTGTTTCGTCTTTGGCGGAATACCATCAGATACCTTATTTGGGGGCACCGCCCAACATAAGGGCAGTCGGAGAGGACAAGCACCTTGCAAAAATAATTGCCGGATTTGCAAATGTCCCCACAATTCAATGGAAGAGGTATGATGTTGGTGCAAAATTATCACCTCCGGATTTCGAAGGTCCATATTTTGTCAAGCCAAGATTTGAAGCGACATCGCTACATATCAATGAGGAGTCGATTTCAGATGATTGGAGCAATGCAAGTAAGAGAATTCAATATCTGAACGAAATGGGATATGATGCTATATTGGAAAAACAAATATTTGGTAAACAATATGCATCGCCAATTATCCATAATTTTGGGGATCCGCTTACCTTACCTTGTGTGGAGGAAACATCTAACCTTAAAGGTAACGTAATAACATTTAATCAAAAAAGGATGATAGACGGCGGACTGAAAAGAGAGGTATGCAGAGACGAAGAAATTCAAAAATTGGTCCGAAAGCAGACAGAAAAAATGATGGATGCGCTGGGCCCGATAGATTATGTGCGTTTCGACTACATCATTGATGAGAAATCGGGCATAGCATATTTCAGTGAGTTCAATATCTGTTGTAATCTTGGAAAACAATCTTCAATGGCACAGTCCGCAAAATCTGTTAATATTGATTATGAAAACCTTATTGAAAATATACTCTTCTCCAGCCTGCAGAGAAACAAAATCATCAATAAATAATGTAGGAAATTGAATAATTTCTTCCTGTATATTGTTCATACGGATAGGTGTTCATATAAGGCTATGCCTGCCCATACTAAAACTATGCAAGTAGCAATACAAAAGACTGCATAACTAATACTTATGAGATCCATTTTGCGATCCTTTTCAAAAATTCTAAGAACAATGGTGATAAGAACCATAAGCACCAGTATCAAAATGCCCCCCGTTATTAGGAGCAACCCAGCCGCCTTCGGGAAGTCTGAGTTGAAGGTCGATTGAAGAGATATTGTTATGAATGGCAGTAATGTAGCGAATATCACGAGGATTTGCATATATCTTTTTGAATTCTCTTCGCTTCTATTGACTGCATCTTTAATTTCAGGTATATTGGCGACTACCTTTTCAATTTCAGCTTGTTGTTTGTCCATTTTAGCATGTTTTTCAAATAGTTCCTTTTTTAGCTCCAGTACATCGATGTATCCCTTGATTGCTATGTACTCCGTTATTCTTGGCCAATAGTTGAACCTATCTGGATCTTCAGAGGCTATGGCACTGATCACACATTCTCTTGCCTCACTGAACTTACCCTCTTGGGCAAATAATTTGGCAATTATTGATTCAAGTTTTGAGTTCCTTCCGCCGTCTTTTATTCCCGTTAGGTGCATTGCATAATAATGATTCTTATAGGCGATCGCCTCATCAATTTGTTCCTTCTTCGATTCGCATATTTCCTCATAGTCTTTTTCAAAGTATTCTTTCGTTGTAGCCAGCACATTGAGGATACATTGTTTCTTATTGAATGTGGGTTCTAACTCGGATAAAAGTTCGAGGCATTTTTTTACTTCATTGATATTTGTTATTCCTTTATTTGCTAAAAAAGCGGCCTCGATCATGTTAAATGACTTGACTGATCTGAACAATTCTCTATATTTTTCGATGTATTCTTTTTCTTTATTGTGCTGTGACATCCATCTTTGATAAGTGCACAGAACCCTCAGTGCAAAGAATCTTGAATCCAGGGTGTTTTTATCATTATCGAGAAATTTCTTTAGATATTTAAGGTGGTCTTCGTTATGGCCAACTTTTTTCGTAAATTTGAAAACAAAGTTTTCGATTTCCTGTTCATCATCCATAATCCATTCTTTTGGCACATCTTCTTTGCCGCATACTTTTTCTATAATCTCTGACGCATCTTCCAAATTAAACTGGGTTGGAAACTTTTTTCGAGGTTGCATCTGGTATCGGCCAATATAGAATATGGATAAGATACTATTATAATCTTAGTTTGACTGTATTAAACACTAATCTTATGAATGCCAGGTCTAACCAGAATCCTCACTTCACGGCACATAGAGTAAAGACAAGCATTCTCTTTCTCGTCCTTCTCTTAGGTGCAGCATAAGTGAGTTCAGCCAAAGAAGTTGACGATACTGTCCCAATTGTTATAGAGCATGAGCAAGCATAAACCGAATACTCCGATGAACAGTATCATCATGATGATTGGCGTATTTTTTTCCGCTTCAGAATAAGATTTATATCCTCCCCCAATCGGATTGGTCATGTCCTTCCACTCTGCGTAAAACATCTTCGCCGGTAGTTCCTTCTCCATGATCTGGATGATCCTGTATTTGCTGCGGTTTATCTTCCCTAAAGACTTGATGAACCTGAACCAAGACCATGAAATGAAGATCCCGGTACCGGAAAGAATAGTTGCTACTAAAGGTGTAAATCCGGAGTCGAGATCACTCAATACGATGATTGTGCCGATTATTGTAAGTATGGCACAACATATTGTTGCATATCTGTCTCCTGTTGTCTGCCTTCTTGTAATAAGGGACTCTGAGGAATCTATCAGAGTTCTGTACTGTCTCTCTAAAAGTTCTTTATCGCCTTCGGATAGTATTTCTATTTTCAAATTCTCTTCTGTCCAGGGTTCAAGGGCATCTTTTATTTTCTCAGGACATTTCTCACGATCACCTTTTTGTATCTCTATTATCTGTTTTTTGTTTTCTTCGGCTATTTTTTTCTCAATTCTCATAT is a window of Candidatus Methanoplasma cognatum DNA encoding:
- a CDS encoding transposase, which encodes MVLEGLGVPRYSSERSNRLYDDHMKVSLLILKQYLDVSYMELCSMLSSLRFWRKDRVPDHSTLVKFSKRFGTGILDKVLRYTALMVCGDGMTAAVDSTGFTCSCASRHFVKRLRETGGETAYVNVAVRGFAKASVAVDTSSKVILACDCVDSNHADVKRFTFLADDLAEGGFSIRYLVADKGYDAEYVHREITDRLGTDAMIPLRNMAEPSSNGRVKARGFDRAVYNSRSQVEATDSMVKRKAGDVVYGRTKAARHR
- a CDS encoding helix-turn-helix domain-containing protein, with product MKIVLYLSKKELTEMISETEHGSQFHMRLFFICLLYSGQTVEEAARSIGVSRSTGYNILKRWNEGGPDTLRPQKIPGRPSKMTDEQSEQIKKILIKKPMETKNVRSLIEQKYGIDYSMKQIHIILVKMGFHHVKPEVERLGRFKNTSNMVWIL